The Rhododendron vialii isolate Sample 1 chromosome 5a, ASM3025357v1 genome contains a region encoding:
- the LOC131326437 gene encoding ribulose bisphosphate carboxylase/oxygenase activase, chloroplastic, translated as MATAVSTFGAANRGLLNLNGSSAGISVPTTSFFGKGLKKVYTSKSTSQRTSFGRFKVYAEVDEKKQTDKDRWKGLVFDESDDQQDITRGKGMVDSLFQAPMDSGTHYAVMSSYDYISAGLRQYNLDNNMDGFYIAPAFMDKLVVHITKNFLTLPNIKVPLILGIWGGKGQGKSFQCELVFAKMGINPIMMSAGELESGNAGEPAKLIRQRYREAADIIRKGKMCVLFINDLDAGAGRLGGTTQYTVNNQMVNATLMNIADNPTNVQLPGMYNKEENPRVPIVVTGNDFSTLYAPLIRDGRMEKFYWAPTREDRIGVCTGIFRTDNVPEADIVKLVDTFPGQSIDFFGALRARVYDDEVRKWISSVGVENVGKKLVNSKEGPPTFEQPKMTLDKLLEYGNMLVQEQENVKRVQLADKYLSEAALGDANDDAIKRGTFYGKAAQQVGLPVPEGCTDPSAENFDPTARSDDGSCLYPFN; from the exons atggCAACTGCGGTTTCCACCTTCGGAGCTGCCAACAGAGGACTG TTAAATTTGAATGGCTCCAGCGCTGGAATTTCTGTTCCAACCACATCCTTCTTTGGCAAAGGGTTGAAGAAAGTATACACTAGTAAATCCACAAGCCAGAGGACTTCTTTTGGCAGATTCAAAGTCTATGCAGAAGTGGATGAGAAGAAGCAAACAGACAAGGACAGATGGAAAGGCCTAGTGTTCGACGAGTCTGACGACCAACAAGACATCACCAGGGGAAAGGGAATGGTGGACTCTCTCTTCCAAGCTCCCATGGATTCGGGAACCCACTACGCGGTCATGAGCTCCTACGACTACATCAGCGCCGGGCTTCGCCA ATATAACTTGGACAACAACATGGATGGCTTCTACATTGCTCCTGCTTTCATGGACAAGTTGGTTGTACACATCACCAAGAACTTCCTTACCCTGCCCAATATCAAG GTTCCTCTTATCCTGGGCATTTGGGGAGGCAAAGGTCAGGGGAAATCATTCCAGTGTGAGCTTGTGTTTGCCAAAATGGGAATCAA CCCCATTATGATGAGTGCCGGAGAACTAGAAAGTGGCAACGCTGGAGAGCCAGCAAAACTGATTAGGCAACGGTACAGGGAGGCAGCGGACATAATCAGGAAAGGAAAGATGTGCGTCCTGTTCATCAACGATCTTGATGCAGGAGCTGGTAGGCTCGGTGGGACCACCCAATACACGGTCAACAATCAAATGGTGAATGCCACCCTCATGAACATTGCTGATAACCCAACCAATGTCCAGCTACCCGGTATGTACAACAAGGAGGAGAATCCACGCGTTCCTATTGTGGTCACTGGTAATGACTTCTCCACGTTGTATGCGCCTCTTATCCGTGATGGTCGTATGGAGAAGTTCTACTGGGCTCCTACTAGGGAAGATCGGATTGGTGTTTGCACAGGTATTTTCAGGACCGACAATGTTCCTGAGGCAGATATTGTCAAGCTTGTTGATACCTTTCCTGGGCAATCTATTG ACTTCTTCGGCGCCCTGAGGGCAAGAGTATACGACGATGAAGTGAGGAAGTGGATTTCAAGTGTTGGGGTAGAAAATGTTGGGAAAAAGCTTGTGAACTCAAAGGAGGGCCCCCCGACTTTCGAACAGCCAAAGATGACTCTCGACAAGCTCCTCGAGTACGGAAACATGCTGGTTCAAGAGCAGGAGAATGTGAAGAGAGTCCAGTTGGCTGACAAGTACCTGAGCGAAGCAGCCCTTGGAGATGCAAACGATGATGCCATTAAAAGAGGAACTTTCTATG GCAAAGCAGCTCAACAGGTCGGCCTGCCTGTCCCCGAAGGCTGTACCGATCCTTCTGCAGAAAACTTCGATCCAACGGCTAGGAGTGATGATGGAAGCTGCTTGTATCCATTTAACTAG
- the LOC131326438 gene encoding uncharacterized protein LOC131326438: protein MKGFIAICIVASVSLICYSTFWSHHSGFPESPDRSIVNLNHIATELIHEETNVSHVLFGIGGSAKTWSKRRHYSELWWKNGITRGFVWLDEKPAANVTWPDMSPPYKVSEDTSRFKYTSAYGSRSAVRIARIVKESFQLGLDNVRWFVMGDDDTVFFVENLVTVLGKYDHNEMYYIGGNSESVEQDVIHSYTMAYGGGGFAISYPLAAELVRVLDGCIDRYASFYGSDQKIGGCMSEIGVPVTKELGFHQVDIRGDPYGLLAAHPVAPLVSLHHLDYVEPVFPGLTRIDSLKKLVQAYKLDPGRTLQHTSCYDPSSKWSLSVSWGYTAQLYPSLITAKDLATAFQTFFTWRSWSEGPFAFNTRLMSDDPCQRPAIYFLDRVHGIGSGQTVTTYKRFWVEAGNECGFREYGSGLPVRYVNVTAAELEPDTWKKAPQRQCCEIVNGASTSTDAANDDVVQVRIRSCRRWESVTPP, encoded by the exons ATGAAAGGCTTCATCGCCATTTGCATCGTGGCCTCAGTCTCTCTCATCTGTTACTCCACCTTCTGGAGCCACCACTCCGGATTCCCAGAATCCCCCGATCGAAGCATTGTCAATCTCAATCATATTGCCACAGAATTAATCCACGAAGAAACCAACGTATCGCACGTATTGTTTGGAATCGGTGGCTCGGCGAAGACATGGAGTAAGCGGCGGCATTACTCTGAGTTGTGGTGGAAAAATGGTATCACCCGCGGGTTCGTATGGCTGGATGAAAAGCCCGCCGCAAACGTGACGTGGCCGGACATGTCGCCTCCGTACAAG GTGTCGGAGGACACGTCGAGATTCAAGTACACGAGCGCATACGGCTCGCGGTCGGCCGTACGCATTGCCCGGATAGTGAAGGAGAGTTTTCAACTCGGGTTAGACAACGTGCGGTGGTTCGTGATGGGGGACGACGATACGGTCTTTTTCGTGGAGAATTTGGTCACGGTGTTGGGGAAATACGATCACAACGAGATGTATTACATTGGGGGAAATTCCGAGAGTGTGGAGCAAGATGTGATACACTCGTATACGATGGCGTATGGCGGCGGTGGGTTTGCGATCAGTTATCCGTTGGCGGCGGAGcttgttagggttttggatggCTGTATTGATAGGTATGCCTCGTTTTATGGGTCCGATCAGAAGATCGGGGGTTGCATGAGTGAGATTGGAGTGCCCGTCACCAAAGAGCTTGGTTTCCATCAG GTTGATATACGAGGAGACCCATATGGCCTACTTGCAGCACACCCAGTAGCCCCACTGGTCTCTCTCCACCACCTAGACTATGTTGAACCCGTATTTCCGGGTCTGACCCGGATCGACTCTCTCAAGAAACTGGTCCAAGCATACAAACTGGATCCGGGTCGGACCCTCCAACATACCTCCTGTTATGACCCGTCTAGTAAGTGGTCCCTTTCGGTCTCATGGGGTTACACCGCACAGCTGTACCCCTCACTGATTACCGCTAAGGACTTGGCAACCGCATTTCAGACGTTTTTTACGTGGAGGAGTTGGAGTGAAGGGCCGTTTGCGTTCAATACCCGCTTGATGAGCGATGACCCGTGTCAGAGGCCTGCTATTTATTTCTTGGACCGGGTTCATGGTATCGGGTCGGGCCAGACGGTGACTACCTACAAGCGGTTTTGGGTTGAGGCAGGGAATGAATGTGGTTTCAGGGAGTATGGTTCTGGCTTGCCTGTTAGATATGTCAATGTCACGGCTGCTGAACTGGAGCCTGACACGTGGAAGAAG GCGCCACAAAGACAGTGCTGTGAGATCGTCAATGGTGCTAGTACTAGTACTGATGCTGCAAACGACGATGTGGTACAAGTGAGGATTAGAAGCTGCCGTCGCTGGGAATCTGTGACACCGCCATAG
- the LOC131326439 gene encoding transcriptional regulator TAC1-like, which yields MEFNRSSTEKSHQTVQTSEDAQYQANYSGHVIRSYTCTFCKRGFSNAQALGGHMNIHRKDRAKLKEFSEGNQTLVSDDPSSAHVESSEEKCGSPKGPWVLSKEDDEVSRGKDGAHGVKQLCLFVDHRLHQSSSEINDVEKRGRESSQGSSRDQELDLELRLGLDQP from the coding sequence ATGGAGTTTAATCGGTCAAGTACAGAGAAGTCCCACCAAACAGTACAAACTTCAGAAGATGCTCAGTACCAAGCTAATTATTCAGGCCATGTTATTAGGTCATACACTTGCACTTTCTGCAAGAGAGGTTTCTCAAACGCACAGGCACTGGGTGGCCACATGAACATCCACAGGAAAGACAGGGCGAAGCTCAAGGAATTTTCCGAAGGCAATCAAACCCTTGTTTCTGACGACCCGTCGTCGGCCCACGTCGAATCGAGCGAAGAGAAGTGCGGAAGCCCTAAAGGGCCATGGGTTTTGTCGAAAGAGGACGACGAGGTTTCGAGGGGAAAAGATGGCGCCCATGGAGTGAAACAGCTCTGTCTGTTTGTTGATCATAGACTACATCAATCATCAAGCGAGATTAATGATGTGGAGAAAAGAGGCAGAGAGTCGAGTCAAGGCTCATCGCGTGATCAAGAACTGGACCTCGAGCTTCGGTTGGGGTTGGACCAGCCATGA